In Aliarcobacter faecis, a genomic segment contains:
- a CDS encoding class II 3-deoxy-7-phosphoheptulonate synthase, with protein MKNWSPSSWRDFPIKQQPTYNDLDILKNVEKELASYPPLIFAGEALNLKKQLANVVNGEAFLLQGGDCAESFSSFNAQNIKDLFKVIMQMAVVLTFSGGCPVVKVGRVAGQFAKPRSADFEDINGITLPSYRGDIINDMDFTNDAREPKAKKLLKAYNQSAATMNLLRAFSRGGMADLNQVHLWNLDFVKDNTLGAKYEELADKISQSLAFMRACGITSENTPQLNQTTLFTSHEALLLNYEEALTRRDSITGDWFNCSAHMLWIGDRTRDLDGAHLEYFRGIKNPIGCKVGPSMKEDELIRLIDALNPQNEAGRLNLIVRMGNEKIAEHFPKLLARVEKEGKKVLWSSDPMHGNTIKADNGYKTRDFEAILGEVKQFFQIHKAQGSYAGGIHLEMTGQNVTECTGSRSSAITQSDLASRYHTQCDPRLNADQALELSFMIANTLKEARK; from the coding sequence ATGAAAAACTGGAGTCCAAGTAGTTGGAGAGATTTTCCAATAAAACAGCAACCAACATATAATGATTTAGATATTTTAAAAAATGTTGAAAAAGAGTTAGCTTCTTATCCACCACTTATTTTTGCAGGTGAAGCACTAAATCTTAAAAAACAACTTGCAAATGTTGTAAATGGAGAGGCTTTTTTACTTCAAGGTGGAGATTGTGCTGAGAGTTTTAGCTCTTTTAATGCACAAAATATAAAAGATTTATTTAAAGTAATTATGCAAATGGCAGTAGTTCTTACTTTTTCAGGTGGTTGTCCTGTTGTAAAAGTAGGAAGAGTTGCTGGACAATTTGCAAAGCCTAGAAGTGCTGATTTTGAAGATATAAATGGAATAACTCTTCCTTCTTATAGAGGAGATATTATAAATGATATGGATTTTACAAATGATGCAAGAGAACCAAAAGCAAAAAAACTTTTAAAAGCATATAATCAAAGTGCAGCAACTATGAATCTTTTAAGAGCATTTTCAAGAGGTGGAATGGCTGATTTAAATCAAGTTCATTTATGGAATTTAGACTTTGTAAAAGATAATACTTTGGGTGCTAAATATGAAGAGTTAGCAGATAAAATATCTCAAAGTTTGGCATTTATGAGAGCTTGTGGAATTACAAGTGAGAATACTCCACAATTAAATCAAACTACACTGTTTACATCTCATGAAGCTCTTTTATTAAACTATGAAGAGGCATTAACTAGAAGAGATTCAATAACAGGTGATTGGTTTAACTGTTCAGCTCATATGCTTTGGATAGGAGATAGAACAAGAGATTTAGATGGAGCTCATCTTGAGTATTTTAGGGGAATAAAAAACCCTATTGGTTGTAAAGTTGGACCATCTATGAAAGAGGATGAACTAATTAGACTAATAGATGCTTTAAACCCACAAAATGAAGCTGGAAGATTAAATCTAATTGTTCGAATGGGAAATGAAAAGATTGCAGAACATTTCCCAAAACTTTTAGCAAGAGTTGAAAAAGAGGGTAAAAAAGTGTTATGGTCAAGTGATCCAATGCATGGAAATACTATAAAAGCAGATAATGGTTATAAAACTAGAGATTTTGAAGCAATTTTAGGAGAGGTTAAACAGTTCTTCCAAATTCATAAGGCTCAAGGTTCTTATGCAGGTGGAATACATCTTGAAATGACAGGACAAAATGTAACAGAGTGTACAGGAAGTAGATCTTCTGCTATTACACAAAGTGATTTAGCAAGTAGATACCACACTCAATGTGATCCAAGATTGAATGCTGACCAAGCTTTAGAGTTGTCATTTATGATAGCAAATACTCTAAAAGAGGCTAGAAAGTAG
- a CDS encoding transaldolase translates to MGLFEDINYSIWCDFIERDFLENRFQEIINDGTIKGATSNPAIFEASITGSVAYKQQLDMLQANEQKRIYEELALTDIKRAATLLEPLHKINTNDGFISIEVDPLLCDDAAGTIEEGLRIYKSLNCDNVMIKIPATEAGYIAMRELSSRGIHINATLIFSPDQAKKCAMALDEGIKDSNKDTKGVVSIFVSRFDRLMDTTFSTKMLQTSKLGIVNATKCYHEINKLENQNIRTLFASTGVKGNELSPSYYVDNLIYPNSINTAPLGTIEDWLRDGKKEQSSIMSEDECNKYFTLLQQNGINMSEVYEKLLSDGLEAFKISFKELLSKLKH, encoded by the coding sequence ATGGGATTATTTGAAGATATAAACTACTCAATTTGGTGTGATTTTATTGAAAGAGATTTTTTAGAAAATAGATTTCAAGAGATTATAAATGATGGAACAATTAAAGGTGCTACATCAAATCCAGCTATTTTTGAAGCTTCAATTACAGGTTCGGTTGCATATAAACAGCAACTTGATATGCTTCAAGCAAATGAACAAAAAAGAATTTATGAAGAGTTAGCTTTAACTGATATTAAAAGAGCAGCAACTCTTTTAGAACCACTTCATAAAATTAATACAAATGATGGATTTATTTCGATAGAAGTTGATCCACTTTTATGTGATGATGCAGCAGGAACTATTGAAGAGGGACTTAGAATTTATAAAAGTTTAAATTGTGATAATGTGATGATAAAAATCCCTGCTACAGAAGCTGGATATATAGCAATGAGAGAGCTTAGTTCAAGAGGAATTCATATAAATGCAACTTTGATTTTTTCACCTGATCAAGCAAAAAAATGTGCTATGGCACTTGATGAAGGAATAAAAGATTCAAATAAAGATACAAAAGGAGTTGTCTCTATTTTTGTTTCAAGATTTGATAGATTAATGGATACAACTTTTAGTACAAAGATGTTACAAACTTCTAAATTAGGAATTGTAAATGCTACAAAATGTTATCATGAGATAAATAAATTAGAGAATCAAAATATTAGAACACTTTTTGCAAGTACAGGTGTAAAAGGAAATGAATTAAGCCCTAGTTATTATGTAGATAATTTAATCTATCCAAACTCAATAAATACAGCACCTCTTGGAACTATTGAGGATTGGTTAAGGGATGGTAAAAAAGAGCAAAGCTCTATTATGAGTGAAGATGAGTGTAATAAATATTTTACTCTTCTTCAACAAAATGGAATAAATATGAGTGAAGTTTATGAAAAACTTTTAAGTGATGGGCTTGAAGCATTTAAAATATCATTTAAAGAGTTGTTATCTAAATTAAAACATTAA
- the serB gene encoding phosphoserine phosphatase SerB: MKLAVFDFDSTLMDGETIDILAQEFGLGDEVKKITEEAMSGRLDFFESLIQRVVLLKGMPYKKVVDICKDLPLMKGSYEIVTELKKMDYKVVCFSGGFRVGTSPAKEKLGLDADFSNILHEKEGVLTGLVGGDMMFGYSKGDMIRRLQNLLKVSKEDTLVCGDGANDLSMFAEANTKIAFCAKEVLKKEANIVIDTKDLTEILKHIKA; this comes from the coding sequence ATGAAATTAGCAGTTTTTGATTTTGATTCAACACTTATGGATGGAGAGACAATTGATATATTAGCTCAAGAGTTTGGTTTAGGTGATGAAGTTAAAAAAATTACCGAAGAAGCAATGAGTGGAAGATTAGATTTTTTTGAATCATTAATCCAAAGAGTAGTACTTCTAAAAGGAATGCCCTATAAAAAAGTTGTGGATATTTGTAAAGATTTACCTTTAATGAAAGGTTCTTATGAGATTGTAACTGAATTGAAAAAAATGGATTATAAAGTGGTTTGTTTTAGTGGTGGATTTAGAGTGGGAACAAGTCCAGCTAAAGAAAAACTAGGACTTGATGCTGATTTTTCAAATATCTTACATGAAAAAGAAGGAGTTTTAACAGGTCTTGTTGGTGGTGATATGATGTTTGGTTATTCAAAAGGTGATATGATAAGAAGATTACAAAATCTTTTAAAAGTTTCAAAAGAGGATACTTTAGTTTGTGGAGATGGTGCAAATGATTTAAGTATGTTTGCTGAGGCTAATACAAAAATTGCTTTTTGTGCAAAAGAGGTACTTAAAAAAGAGGCAAATATCGTAATAGATACAAAAGATTTGACAGAAATTTTAAAACATATAAAGGCTTAG
- a CDS encoding methylenetetrahydrofolate reductase — translation MFETLISKLQEDKYLTLETTPQHEPSMHNIIEKIKKFKINEKVDGFTCTDNPLAKLKYSSLFASLKLQQEFKKPVIATMSMRDRNKISLQSDLLGANDFDIRAILALTGDPAKMSDQPNSKGVFEANSLMLLKMIKSFNYGMDFAGRPFKIEPKQIFPFAVVNAYAKSFGSLEKKMHLKIQNGAVGVITQPVFDIENVKKLLESFEIAKEGVEGEKKKAQLILGLFPITKLRTALFLSAQVPGIHVPQFWIDELERAHSISEDEEYKVGMQLSRDLFNEINKIHPKIHLMTANNKFEVASEIIG, via the coding sequence ATGTTTGAAACACTTATTTCTAAACTTCAAGAAGATAAATATTTAACTCTTGAAACAACACCTCAACACGAACCATCAATGCATAATATTATTGAAAAAATTAAGAAATTTAAAATTAATGAAAAAGTAGATGGTTTTACTTGTACAGATAACCCTTTGGCAAAACTAAAATACTCTTCACTTTTTGCAAGTTTAAAACTTCAACAAGAGTTTAAAAAACCTGTAATTGCGACAATGTCTATGAGAGATAGAAATAAAATATCTTTACAATCTGATTTACTTGGTGCAAATGATTTTGATATAAGAGCAATTTTGGCTTTAACTGGAGACCCAGCAAAAATGAGTGACCAACCAAATAGTAAAGGTGTTTTTGAAGCAAACTCTTTAATGCTTTTAAAAATGATTAAATCTTTTAATTATGGTATGGATTTTGCAGGACGACCTTTTAAAATAGAACCTAAACAGATTTTTCCATTCGCAGTTGTAAATGCCTATGCTAAAAGTTTTGGCTCTTTAGAAAAAAAGATGCATCTAAAAATCCAAAATGGTGCTGTTGGAGTTATCACTCAACCTGTTTTTGATATTGAAAATGTTAAAAAACTTCTTGAAAGCTTTGAAATTGCAAAAGAGGGTGTTGAAGGTGAGAAGAAAAAAGCTCAATTAATCTTAGGTCTATTCCCTATAACAAAACTTAGAACTGCTCTATTCTTATCTGCTCAAGTTCCAGGCATTCATGTACCTCAATTTTGGATTGATGAACTAGAACGTGCTCATAGTATTAGTGAGGATGAGGAGTATAAAGTTGGAATGCAATTAAGTAGAGATTTATTTAATGAAATAAATAAAATTCACCCAAAAATTCACCTAATGACTGCAAATAATAAATTTGAAGTTGCAAGTGAGATTATAGGTTGA
- the ruvX gene encoding Holliday junction resolvase RuvX: MKLASIDIGLKRIGVAICLTSDIVTPQNAIIRKNRNQAALDVNTFLKEWEIDKLIIGFPSSNEDTQNRIKHFTSLLELKIPYEFQEENMSSIEAEELIKGEIKYKRDGRVDSLAAKIILERYLTKSKKR, from the coding sequence TTGAAATTAGCTTCTATAGATATTGGTTTAAAAAGAATAGGAGTTGCTATTTGTCTTACAAGCGATATTGTAACTCCTCAAAATGCAATTATAAGAAAAAATAGAAACCAAGCAGCCCTAGATGTAAATACTTTTTTAAAAGAGTGGGAAATAGATAAATTAATAATTGGATTTCCAAGTTCAAATGAAGATACACAAAATAGAATTAAACACTTTACTTCACTTTTAGAGTTAAAAATTCCTTATGAATTTCAAGAAGAGAATATGAGTTCTATTGAAGCAGAAGAGTTAATTAAAGGTGAAATAAAATATAAAAGAGATGGAAGAGTTGATTCATTAGCTGCAAAAATAATTTTGGAGAGATATTTAACAAAAAGCAAAAAAAGGTAA
- a CDS encoding FmdE family protein, whose amino-acid sequence MKNIDFFDSVESIVLKDKLGQFLGVDEDFTYTFKDVVKLSGHSCPTVAGAYLMTLKALKELYKDELPVRGEIKVELRDVKSFGTTGVLANVASFITGAKEEDGFKGLQGQYFRNNLLKYESSIRGDIKFTRLDNNKSVEIMYDLSNVTLSGFDAKLMQKGLQGVASKEELEIFGTAWQERVKEILLKYKDEVVKVLIY is encoded by the coding sequence ATGAAAAATATAGATTTTTTTGATAGTGTTGAAAGTATAGTTTTAAAAGATAAATTGGGTCAATTTTTAGGTGTTGATGAAGATTTTACATATACATTTAAAGATGTGGTGAAGCTTAGTGGTCACTCTTGCCCTACTGTTGCTGGTGCATACCTTATGACTTTAAAGGCGTTAAAAGAACTATATAAAGATGAATTGCCAGTTCGTGGTGAAATTAAAGTTGAATTAAGAGATGTAAAGAGCTTTGGAACAACAGGAGTTTTAGCAAATGTTGCTTCTTTTATAACTGGTGCAAAAGAGGAAGATGGATTTAAAGGCTTACAAGGTCAATATTTTAGAAATAATCTACTTAAATATGAATCTTCTATAAGAGGTGATATAAAATTTACAAGGCTTGATAATAATAAAAGTGTTGAAATAATGTATGATTTATCTAATGTAACTCTAAGTGGTTTTGATGCTAAGTTAATGCAAAAAGGTTTGCAAGGAGTAGCTTCAAAAGAGGAACTTGAAATTTTTGGAACGGCTTGGCAAGAAAGAGTTAAAGAGATCCTTCTAAAATATAAAGATGAAGTTGTAAAGGTATTAATTTACTGA
- the acpS gene encoding holo-ACP synthase, translating to MIGIDIVGIDRVKKLYEKFGDKFYDRFLNEDEKIFIKSTQTAAGFWAAKEAASKAIGTGIGEVCSFYDIKIKKDKNNAPKIKYSKKLKKKFKIKKSSLSITHDGGFAIAVVVNIIKE from the coding sequence ATGATAGGTATAGATATAGTAGGCATAGATAGGGTAAAAAAGTTGTATGAAAAGTTTGGGGATAAGTTTTATGATAGATTTCTAAATGAAGATGAAAAGATTTTTATAAAATCTACTCAAACAGCAGCTGGATTTTGGGCAGCAAAGGAAGCTGCTAGTAAGGCAATAGGAACAGGAATTGGAGAAGTTTGTAGTTTTTATGATATAAAAATAAAAAAAGATAAAAACAATGCTCCAAAGATAAAATATAGTAAAAAACTAAAGAAAAAATTTAAAATAAAAAAATCATCTTTAAGTATAACCCATGATGGTGGCTTTGCTATAGCAGTTGTTGTAAATATAATAAAAGAGTAG
- a CDS encoding ABC transporter permease — protein MNLFLKKLLYIIVMLFIISLISFIAINLAPNSFFASGELNPNITPEAIEQLKAIYGLDKPLYIQFFSWFYSILHFDFGISFSSGATVKEEILSRIPITLTINIISMVLIFIISLYFGIKSAMSQNSFFDKFTKQLSLLSFSMPSFYLALVLVLIFSIKFELFPIAGLHNVTNDGSFTYYLDFAWHLVLPIFIIVFGGIGSLILYIRALTIEILKSDYIFFAHARGLNKKQILRYYILPNLYPPVITLLGLSLPAVVGGSVILETIFSIDGMGLLFYQSALSHDYPVIMGILIIGAFLTLIGNMFADLVLLKLNPNYNEK, from the coding sequence ATGAATCTATTTTTAAAAAAATTATTATATATTATTGTTATGCTATTTATCATTAGCTTAATCTCTTTTATTGCTATAAATTTAGCTCCAAACTCATTTTTTGCAAGTGGAGAGTTAAATCCAAATATCACTCCCGAAGCAATAGAGCAGTTAAAAGCTATTTATGGACTTGATAAACCTTTATATATACAGTTTTTTTCTTGGTTTTACTCAATCTTACATTTTGATTTTGGAATATCTTTTTCAAGTGGAGCAACAGTAAAAGAGGAGATTTTAAGTAGAATCCCTATAACTTTAACTATAAATATTATCTCTATGGTACTAATATTCATCATTTCACTATATTTTGGAATAAAATCAGCAATGAGTCAAAATAGTTTTTTTGATAAATTCACAAAGCAACTTTCACTTTTGAGTTTTTCAATGCCCTCTTTTTATCTAGCATTAGTTTTAGTGCTAATCTTTTCTATAAAATTTGAACTTTTTCCAATAGCTGGACTTCATAATGTAACAAATGATGGAAGTTTTACTTACTATTTAGATTTTGCTTGGCATTTGGTTTTACCAATATTTATAATAGTTTTTGGTGGAATTGGAAGTTTGATTTTATATATAAGAGCTTTAACAATTGAAATTTTAAAAAGTGATTATATCTTTTTTGCTCATGCTAGAGGTTTAAACAAAAAACAGATTTTAAGATACTATATCCTACCAAACTTATACCCACCAGTTATCACACTTTTAGGTCTTTCGCTACCAGCAGTTGTTGGTGGAAGTGTAATACTTGAAACAATATTTTCAATAGATGGAATGGGCTTATTATTTTATCAAAGTGCTTTAAGCCATGATTATCCAGTAATTATGGGAATACTTATAATTGGTGCATTTTTAACACTTATTGGAAATATGTTTGCTGATTTAGTATTACTTAAACTAAATCCAAACTACAATGAGAAATAA
- the panC gene encoding pantoate--beta-alanine ligase, with protein MQIIKTVEELKNIRKTLKGTIGFVPTMGALHDGHISLIKKAREENEIVIVSIFVNPTQFLKGEDLSTYPRKEEADIKICQMCKVDYLFMPDIKTMYEEDEVLIKAPQNSYVLEGFTRPGHFDGVLQVVLKLFNLTQATNAYFGKKDAQQLALIQQMVKNLFLPINIIPCDIVRENSGLAMSSRNVYLSIEQKQEALKISKSIYMAGNLIAKGERDANIVKDKIYEVLAPLDIEYVKVVDKRFDEIEVIEPSNTIILVVVRFGNVRLLDNIWM; from the coding sequence TTGCAAATAATAAAAACAGTTGAAGAGTTAAAAAATATTAGAAAAACACTTAAAGGAACTATTGGATTTGTACCTACAATGGGAGCCTTACACGATGGGCATATCTCACTTATAAAAAAAGCTAGAGAAGAAAATGAGATTGTAATAGTATCAATTTTTGTAAATCCAACTCAATTTTTGAAAGGCGAAGATTTAAGTACATATCCAAGAAAAGAGGAAGCAGATATAAAAATTTGTCAAATGTGTAAAGTTGATTATCTTTTTATGCCTGATATAAAAACTATGTATGAAGAAGATGAAGTTTTAATAAAAGCTCCACAAAATAGTTATGTTTTAGAAGGCTTTACAAGACCTGGTCATTTTGATGGAGTTTTACAAGTTGTTTTAAAACTATTTAATCTAACACAAGCAACAAATGCCTATTTTGGAAAAAAAGATGCTCAACAACTGGCACTTATACAACAAATGGTAAAAAATTTATTTTTACCTATAAATATCATTCCTTGTGATATTGTACGAGAAAATAGTGGACTAGCAATGAGTTCTAGAAATGTATATTTAAGTATTGAACAGAAACAAGAAGCTCTTAAAATCTCAAAATCAATCTATATGGCTGGAAATTTAATAGCTAAAGGTGAAAGAGATGCAAATATAGTAAAAGATAAAATATATGAAGTTTTAGCTCCTCTTGATATTGAATATGTAAAAGTTGTAGATAAAAGATTTGATGAAATAGAAGTTATAGAACCTTCAAATACAATAATTTTAGTTGTTGTAAGATTTGGAAATGTAAGACTGCTTGATAATATTTGGATGTAG
- a CDS encoding META domain-containing protein, protein MFKKLNIFLTIFVSVLSLVLISCSSTKGLEVSKVSQNLENTKWELVSLNQKEIKKLDKIASINFEKDNKVFGNLGCNNFFGTYKVNSTNLEIGQVGSTMMMCLDMSVENEYSKVLQNVKGYKMKENNLIFFDENSKEIAKFKKEV, encoded by the coding sequence ATGTTTAAAAAATTAAATATTTTTTTAACTATTTTTGTATCTGTTTTGAGTTTAGTTTTAATCTCTTGTAGTTCAACAAAAGGTTTAGAAGTGTCAAAAGTTAGTCAGAATTTAGAAAATACTAAATGGGAGCTTGTAAGTTTAAATCAAAAAGAGATAAAAAAACTTGATAAAATTGCTAGTATAAATTTTGAAAAAGACAATAAAGTCTTTGGAAATTTAGGATGTAATAACTTTTTTGGAACTTATAAAGTAAATTCTACAAATTTGGAAATAGGTCAAGTTGGAAGTACAATGATGATGTGCCTTGATATGAGTGTTGAAAATGAGTATTCTAAAGTTTTACAAAATGTAAAAGGCTATAAAATGAAAGAGAATAATTTAATATTTTTTGATGAAAATAGTAAAGAGATAGCTAAATTTAAAAAAGAGGTATAA
- the rimO gene encoding 30S ribosomal protein S12 methylthiotransferase RimO, producing the protein MKFSEEKPKKKLHMVSLGCTKNLVDSEVMLGRLKDYELTDDESQADLIIVNTCGFIDSAKEESINTTLNLHNERKKDSVLVMAGCLSERYKDDLQKELTEIDIFTGVGDYDKIDKLVHEKRSSFSNEVFLANEENDRVITGSSYHAYVKLSEGCNQSCSFCAIPSFKGKLHSRTLNSLIKEVKNLVSKGYKDFSFVSQDSSSFLRDLGHNDGLEQLISEVEKIEGVKTARILYLYPSTTTLSLIDKIADSKVFVNYFDMPLQHISQNMLKIMKRGKGAEKLVELMLYMKSKPNSFVRTTFIAGHPGETQTDFEELCNFVEEFGFDRANVFSYSDEEGTSAETRDDKVEQELVDERAEILGEIIFETTIKSLENDIGKTFEVYIDGESNEHEYLLSARKTLWAPEIDGEIFINDNDLEEPIIFGEIYEVMATELAGDKLLAKIIKKV; encoded by the coding sequence ATGAAATTTAGTGAAGAAAAACCGAAAAAAAAACTGCATATGGTAAGCCTTGGCTGTACAAAAAATCTAGTAGATAGTGAAGTTATGCTTGGTCGTCTTAAAGATTATGAACTAACAGATGATGAATCACAAGCAGATTTAATCATTGTAAATACTTGTGGATTTATTGATAGTGCAAAAGAAGAGAGTATTAATACAACTTTAAATCTACACAACGAGAGAAAAAAAGATTCTGTTTTAGTTATGGCTGGATGTTTAAGTGAAAGATATAAAGATGACCTACAAAAAGAGCTTACAGAGATAGATATTTTTACAGGAGTTGGGGATTATGACAAAATCGACAAATTAGTTCATGAAAAAAGAAGTAGTTTTTCAAATGAAGTATTTTTAGCGAATGAAGAGAATGATAGAGTAATAACTGGGTCAAGCTACCATGCTTATGTAAAATTAAGTGAGGGCTGTAACCAGTCTTGCTCTTTTTGTGCAATTCCCTCTTTCAAAGGAAAACTTCATTCAAGAACTCTAAACTCTTTAATAAAAGAGGTTAAAAATCTAGTAAGTAAAGGTTATAAAGATTTCTCTTTTGTATCTCAGGATTCATCATCATTTTTACGAGATTTAGGACACAATGATGGTTTAGAGCAGTTAATAAGCGAAGTTGAGAAAATAGAAGGAGTAAAAACTGCAAGGATTTTATACCTATATCCAAGTACAACAACTCTAAGTTTAATAGACAAAATTGCAGACTCTAAAGTTTTTGTAAACTACTTTGATATGCCACTTCAACATATCTCTCAAAATATGCTTAAAATTATGAAAAGAGGGAAAGGTGCAGAAAAGTTAGTAGAGCTAATGCTTTATATGAAATCAAAACCAAACTCTTTTGTGCGAACTACTTTTATAGCAGGTCATCCAGGGGAAACACAAACTGATTTTGAAGAGCTTTGCAATTTTGTAGAAGAGTTTGGATTTGATAGAGCAAATGTTTTTTCATACTCTGATGAAGAAGGAACAAGTGCTGAAACTAGAGATGATAAAGTTGAACAAGAGTTAGTAGATGAAAGAGCTGAAATTTTGGGAGAGATTATTTTTGAAACAACTATAAAATCTCTTGAAAATGATATTGGAAAAACTTTTGAAGTTTATATAGATGGAGAGAGCAATGAGCATGAATATCTTTTAAGTGCTAGAAAAACTCTTTGGGCTCCAGAAATAGATGGAGAGATTTTTATAAATGATAATGATTTAGAAGAGCCAATAATTTTTGGAGAGATTTATGAAGTTATGGCAACAGAACTTGCTGGAGATAAACTTCTAGCAAAAATTATAAAAAAAGTATGA
- the tilS gene encoding tRNA lysidine(34) synthetase TilS: MNLDFHKITNTKNLLAFSAGVDSTALFFLLLNSKTPFDIAIVNYNTREQSKEEVEYAKFLAQKYNKKIFIKDVKLETNSNFEKTARDIRYSFFEELIKDNSYEILITAHQLNDLFEWFLMQLSRGAGLVELLGMNEFEKKNEYSIFRPLLNISKDKLENFLKENHIKYFVDSSNCDEKYRRNYFRKHFSNNFLNEFKQGVTKSFEFLNNDLNSLNIKTEPIKKFEELEIFKNLQDDNLNLRVIDKSLKKRGFLLSNKERNEILKQKELTISHKINISITENYIFIAPKIEVIMSKEFKEFCRIKKIPQNIRAYIFSKNIPLDFIK; the protein is encoded by the coding sequence ATGAATTTAGATTTTCATAAAATAACTAATACAAAAAATTTATTAGCATTTTCAGCAGGAGTTGATTCAACCGCACTTTTTTTCCTGCTCTTAAACTCAAAAACTCCTTTTGATATTGCTATTGTAAATTATAATACAAGAGAGCAATCAAAAGAAGAAGTAGAGTATGCTAAGTTTTTAGCACAAAAATATAATAAAAAAATCTTTATAAAAGATGTAAAACTTGAAACTAATTCTAACTTTGAAAAAACTGCAAGGGATATAAGGTATAGTTTTTTTGAAGAACTTATAAAAGATAACTCTTATGAAATTTTAATAACAGCTCATCAATTAAATGATCTTTTTGAGTGGTTTTTAATGCAATTAAGTCGTGGTGCTGGTTTAGTAGAACTTTTAGGAATGAATGAATTTGAAAAGAAAAATGAGTATTCAATTTTTAGACCACTTTTAAATATCAGTAAAGATAAATTAGAAAATTTTCTAAAAGAAAATCATATTAAATATTTTGTTGATAGTTCAAATTGTGATGAAAAATATAGAAGAAACTACTTTAGAAAACATTTCTCAAATAATTTTTTAAATGAATTTAAACAAGGAGTTACAAAAAGTTTTGAGTTTTTAAATAATGATTTAAACTCTTTAAATATTAAAACTGAACCTATAAAAAAGTTTGAAGAGTTAGAGATTTTTAAAAACTTACAAGATGATAATCTAAATCTTAGAGTTATTGATAAATCTTTAAAAAAAAGAGGATTTTTACTAAGCAATAAAGAGAGAAATGAGATTTTAAAACAAAAAGAGCTTACAATTTCTCATAAAATCAATATTTCAATTACAGAAAACTATATTTTTATTGCTCCAAAAATAGAAGTTATAATGTCAAAAGAGTTTAAAGAATTTTGTAGGATTAAAAAAATCCCACAAAATATTAGAGCCTATATTTTTTCAAAAAATATACCTCTTGATTTTATAAAATAG